Proteins co-encoded in one Strix uralensis isolate ZFMK-TIS-50842 chromosome 2, bStrUra1, whole genome shotgun sequence genomic window:
- the LOC141940079 gene encoding transient receptor potential cation channel subfamily V member 6-like isoform X1 produces the protein MGVPLFGDSKPFYFRIWNGLSQKLQGKKSWDKHLDEIYLLQQKRIWESPLLQAAKENNLPAIRKLLTDGICDIYQRGAVGETALHVAALYDNVEAAVTLMEAAPELVNERMTSELYEGQTALHIAAVNQNITLVKALLKRGANACTAQATGHFFRRSSQNLLYFGEHVLSFAACVGNEEIVQLLIESGADIRARDYLGNTVLHILVLQPNKTFACHMYSLILSYDRNKEGPGSLELIPNNEGLTPFKLAGVEGNTVMFQYLMQKRKHNLWSFGPLTTVLYDLTEIDSWAEDQSFLELIVSTKKREARQILDLTPVKELVSLKWNMYGRPYFCFLALFYILYMVCFTMCCVYRPLKPRTSNKTSSRDNTIYVQKMLQESYMTYEDELRLVGELITVIGAVVILVLEIPDILRVGAAKYFGQTILGGPFHIIVITYACMILVTMVMRLTSTTGEVVPMSFALVLGWCNVMYFARGFQMLGPFTIMIQKMIFGDLMRFCWLMAVVILGFASAFYIIFQTENPENLGQFYNYPMSLFTTFELFLTIIDGPANYDVDLPFMYSVVYFAFAIIATLLMLNLLIAMMGDTHWRVAHERDELWRAQVVATTVMLERKLPRCLWPRSGICGREYGLGDRWYLRVEDRVDPNKHKLMRYTEAFKAQDRDDYDKGLEKLEINRDILYKKERSALSLSRSTSRTSSHRGWEILRRNTFHQLCGEVEIQNSSVYLFHQPCGENILS, from the exons GATCTGGGAATCCCCACTCCTCCAGGCTGCCAAAGAGAACAATCTCCCAGCCATTAGGAAACTTCTCACTGATGGAATCTGTGATATCTATCAGAGAG GTGCAGTGGGGGAGACCGCTCTTCATGTAGCTGCCTTGTATGATAACGTGGAGGCGGCAGTGACTCTGATGGAAGCAGCTCCTGAGCTCGTCAATGAAAGGATGACATCAGAGCTCTATGAAG GGCAGACAGCTCTCCACATTGCAGCAGTGAACCAGAACATCACTTTGGTGAAGGCTTTACTCAAGAGAGGGGCCAATGCCTGCACAGCACAGGCAACTGGGCACTTCTTCAGGCGCAGCTCCCAGAACCTTCTCTATTTTG GAGAACATGTTTTATCATTTGCTGCCTGTGTGGGAAATGAGGAAATTGTACAGTTGCTCATTGAAAGTGGAGCTGATATTAGAGCTCGAGATTATCTAG GTAACACTGTTCTTCACATCCTGGTTCTCCAACCTAACAAGACGTTTGCCTGCCACATGTACAGCCTGATACTTTCTTATGACAGGAACAAAGAGGGACCAGGATCACTTGAATTGATTCCTAACAATGAGGGGCTTACTCCATTCAAACTGGCTGGAGTTGAGGGCAACACTGTG ATGTTTCAATACCTTATGCAGAAGCGGAAGCACAATCTCTGGTCCTTTGGCCCCTTGACCACTGTGCTCTATGATCTCACAGAGATTGACTCCTGGGCTGAAGATCAGTCCTTCCTTGAGCTCATTGTCTCAACCAAGAAGAGAGAG gCACGCCAGATCTTGGACCTAACACCTGTGAAGGAGCTGGTGAGCCTGAAGTGGAATATGTATGGTCGGCCCTATTTCTGTTTCCTGGCTTTATTCTATATACTCTACATGGTCTGCTTCACTATGTGCTGTGTCTACCGACCACTGAAACCCCGAACAAGCAACAAAACAAGCAGCCGAGACAATACAATCTATGTCCAGAAAATGCTGCAG gaatcATATATGACATATGAGGATGAGCTGAGGTTGGTGGGGGAGCTGATAACAGTCATTGGAGCTGTAGTAATTTTGGTCCTTGAG ATCCCAGATATCCTTAGAGTTGGAGCAGCAAAATACTTTGGACAAACCATCCTAGGAGGGCCTTTCCACATAATTGT CATCACATATGCTTGCATGATTCTAGTAACCATGGTGATGCGTCTCACCAGCACAACTGGTGAGGTGGTGCCCATGTCTTTTGCCCTGGTGCTAGGATGGTGCAATGTCATGTACTTCGCAAGAGGCTTCCAGATGCTTGGACCCTTTACCATCATGATCCAGAAG ATGATATTTGGAGATCTTATGCGCTTTTGCTGGCTCATGGCTGTGGTGATACTAGGCTTTGCATCAG CTTTTTACATCATCTTCCAGACAGAGAACCCTGAAAACCTTGGGCAGTTCTACAACTATCCCATGTCCTTGTTCACCACCTTTGAGCTGTTCCTTACTATCATTGATGGCCCTGCAAACTATGATGTGGACCTGCCCTTTATGTACAGCGTGGTATACTTTGCCTTCGCCATCATTGCCACCCTCCTTATGCTCAACTTGTTAATTGCCATGATGGGTGACACCCACTGGAGAGTGGCCCATGAGCGGGATGAGCTCTGGAGAGCCCAG gTTGTCGCTACTACTGTCATGCTGGAGCGGAAACTGCCACGGTGTCTCTGGCCTCGCTCTGGAATCTGTGGGAGGGAGTACGGGCTAGGGGACCGATGGTATCTCAG AGTTGAAGACAGGGTTGATCCCAACAAACACAAGCTGATGCGTTACACAGAAGCATTTAAGGCTCAGGATAGGGATGACTATGACAAAGGTTTGGAAAAGCTGGAAATCAATAGAGACATTCTGTACAAGAAGGAACGGTCTGCTCTGTCATTGTCACGGAGCACATCCAGGACTAGTTCTCACCGTGGCTGGGAGATCCTGAGGCGCAACACCTTCCACCAGCTTTGTGGAGAGGTTG AGATCCAGAACTCCTCTGTGTACCTGTTTCACCAGCCTTGTGGTGAGAATATTCTTTCCTAA
- the LOC141940079 gene encoding transient receptor potential cation channel subfamily V member 6-like isoform X2 has product MGVPLFGDSKPFYFRIWNGLSQKLQGKKSWDKHLDEIYLLQQKRIWESPLLQAAKENNLPAIRKLLTDGICDIYQRGAVGETALHVAALYDNVEAAVTLMEAAPELVNERMTSELYEGQTALHIAAVNQNITLVKALLKRGANACTAQATGHFFRRSSQNLLYFGEHVLSFAACVGNEEIVQLLIESGADIRARDYLGNTVLHILVLQPNKTFACHMYSLILSYDRNKEGPGSLELIPNNEGLTPFKLAGVEGNTVMFQYLMQKRKHNLWSFGPLTTVLYDLTEIDSWAEDQSFLELIVSTKKREARQILDLTPVKELVSLKWNMYGRPYFCFLALFYILYMVCFTMCCVYRPLKPRTSNKTSSRDNTIYVQKMLQESYMTYEDELRLVGELITVIGAVVILVLEIPDILRVGAAKYFGQTILGGPFHIIVITYACMILVTMVMRLTSTTGEVVPMSFALVLGWCNVMYFARGFQMLGPFTIMIQKMIFGDLMRFCWLMAVVILGFASAFYIIFQTENPENLGQFYNYPMSLFTTFELFLTIIDGPANYDVDLPFMYSVVYFAFAIIATLLMLNLLIAMMGDTHWRVAHERDELWRAQVVATTVMLERKLPRCLWPRSGICGREYGLGDRWYLRVEDRVDPNKHKLMRYTEAFKAQDRDDYDKGLEKLEINRDILYKKERSALSLSRSTSRTSSHRGWEILRRNTFHQLCGEVGHAMEEEVYDV; this is encoded by the exons GATCTGGGAATCCCCACTCCTCCAGGCTGCCAAAGAGAACAATCTCCCAGCCATTAGGAAACTTCTCACTGATGGAATCTGTGATATCTATCAGAGAG GTGCAGTGGGGGAGACCGCTCTTCATGTAGCTGCCTTGTATGATAACGTGGAGGCGGCAGTGACTCTGATGGAAGCAGCTCCTGAGCTCGTCAATGAAAGGATGACATCAGAGCTCTATGAAG GGCAGACAGCTCTCCACATTGCAGCAGTGAACCAGAACATCACTTTGGTGAAGGCTTTACTCAAGAGAGGGGCCAATGCCTGCACAGCACAGGCAACTGGGCACTTCTTCAGGCGCAGCTCCCAGAACCTTCTCTATTTTG GAGAACATGTTTTATCATTTGCTGCCTGTGTGGGAAATGAGGAAATTGTACAGTTGCTCATTGAAAGTGGAGCTGATATTAGAGCTCGAGATTATCTAG GTAACACTGTTCTTCACATCCTGGTTCTCCAACCTAACAAGACGTTTGCCTGCCACATGTACAGCCTGATACTTTCTTATGACAGGAACAAAGAGGGACCAGGATCACTTGAATTGATTCCTAACAATGAGGGGCTTACTCCATTCAAACTGGCTGGAGTTGAGGGCAACACTGTG ATGTTTCAATACCTTATGCAGAAGCGGAAGCACAATCTCTGGTCCTTTGGCCCCTTGACCACTGTGCTCTATGATCTCACAGAGATTGACTCCTGGGCTGAAGATCAGTCCTTCCTTGAGCTCATTGTCTCAACCAAGAAGAGAGAG gCACGCCAGATCTTGGACCTAACACCTGTGAAGGAGCTGGTGAGCCTGAAGTGGAATATGTATGGTCGGCCCTATTTCTGTTTCCTGGCTTTATTCTATATACTCTACATGGTCTGCTTCACTATGTGCTGTGTCTACCGACCACTGAAACCCCGAACAAGCAACAAAACAAGCAGCCGAGACAATACAATCTATGTCCAGAAAATGCTGCAG gaatcATATATGACATATGAGGATGAGCTGAGGTTGGTGGGGGAGCTGATAACAGTCATTGGAGCTGTAGTAATTTTGGTCCTTGAG ATCCCAGATATCCTTAGAGTTGGAGCAGCAAAATACTTTGGACAAACCATCCTAGGAGGGCCTTTCCACATAATTGT CATCACATATGCTTGCATGATTCTAGTAACCATGGTGATGCGTCTCACCAGCACAACTGGTGAGGTGGTGCCCATGTCTTTTGCCCTGGTGCTAGGATGGTGCAATGTCATGTACTTCGCAAGAGGCTTCCAGATGCTTGGACCCTTTACCATCATGATCCAGAAG ATGATATTTGGAGATCTTATGCGCTTTTGCTGGCTCATGGCTGTGGTGATACTAGGCTTTGCATCAG CTTTTTACATCATCTTCCAGACAGAGAACCCTGAAAACCTTGGGCAGTTCTACAACTATCCCATGTCCTTGTTCACCACCTTTGAGCTGTTCCTTACTATCATTGATGGCCCTGCAAACTATGATGTGGACCTGCCCTTTATGTACAGCGTGGTATACTTTGCCTTCGCCATCATTGCCACCCTCCTTATGCTCAACTTGTTAATTGCCATGATGGGTGACACCCACTGGAGAGTGGCCCATGAGCGGGATGAGCTCTGGAGAGCCCAG gTTGTCGCTACTACTGTCATGCTGGAGCGGAAACTGCCACGGTGTCTCTGGCCTCGCTCTGGAATCTGTGGGAGGGAGTACGGGCTAGGGGACCGATGGTATCTCAG AGTTGAAGACAGGGTTGATCCCAACAAACACAAGCTGATGCGTTACACAGAAGCATTTAAGGCTCAGGATAGGGATGACTATGACAAAGGTTTGGAAAAGCTGGAAATCAATAGAGACATTCTGTACAAGAAGGAACGGTCTGCTCTGTCATTGTCACGGAGCACATCCAGGACTAGTTCTCACCGTGGCTGGGAGATCCTGAGGCGCAACACCTTCCACCAGCTTTGTGGAGAGGTTGGTCATGCCATGGAAGAGGAGGTTTATGATGTCTAA